The region AGGGTTATTGTCATGTATGGGGGATTAATCATGGAAGAAGGGAATATCGAGGATATTTTCTACCGGACCGGCCATCCCTACACGGCAGGACTTCTGGCCTCCATACCAAAGAGGACAAAGGAGAAGCTGGTGCCAATCTTCGGCACGCCGCCTGACCTTTTGAACCCGCCAAAGGGATGTCCCTTTGCGGCCCGGTGCTCCCGCGCCATGAAGCTTTGCGCGGTCCGCCAGCCGCCCTTTTGCGACCTGGGTAACGGACATATCAGCGCCTGCTGGCTTCACAATGAATCGGTGAAAGCCCGGATGGGGGAGGTGAAGCTGTGATGGCTCAATGTACTGATACCAATAGCTGTATCGAAGTAAATGATTTAAAGATGCATTTTATGCTGAAAAGCGGTCTTTTTTCCAAGCCAAAGGTGCTAAAGGCAGTGGACGGAGTCTCTTTTTCCATTGAGAAGGGCCGTACCATGGGATTGGTGGGGGAATCTGGCTGCGGAAAAACCACGGTGGGCCGCACCATCCTTAAGCTGTACCAGGCAACCGCGGGTCAGATTCTCTATCAGGGAACGGACATCACCGGACTGAGCGACAGCCAGATGGTTCCCTACAGGAAGAAGATGCAGATGATATTCCAGGACCCTTACACCTCCCTGGACCCAAGGAAGAACATAGGCGACATTATAGCCGAGCCCATATGGGCCATGAAGCTGCACACGGGGAAGGATAAGAATGACCGCGTCAGGGAGTTAATCGAGATGGTCGGCCTGAAACCGGATCATATTAACCGGTATCCTCATGAGTTTTCAGGCGGACAGAGACAGAGAATCGGCATAGCCAGGGCATTGGCCGCGGAGCCGGAGTTCATTGTGTGCGATGAGCCCATATCAGCTCTGGATGTATCCATACAGGCCCAGGTCATCAATATTCTGGAGGAACTGCAGGATAAATTTCATTTCACGTATCTGTTCATTTCCCATGACCTGTCCATGGTGCGCCATATCTCGTCGGAGGTAGGCGTCATGTACCTGGGCAGCCTGATTGAGTACGCCCGGGT is a window of Enterocloster clostridioformis DNA encoding:
- a CDS encoding ABC transporter ATP-binding protein, yielding MAQCTDTNSCIEVNDLKMHFMLKSGLFSKPKVLKAVDGVSFSIEKGRTMGLVGESGCGKTTVGRTILKLYQATAGQILYQGTDITGLSDSQMVPYRKKMQMIFQDPYTSLDPRKNIGDIIAEPIWAMKLHTGKDKNDRVRELIEMVGLKPDHINRYPHEFSGGQRQRIGIARALAAEPEFIVCDEPISALDVSIQAQVINILEELQDKFHFTYLFISHDLSMVRHISSEVGVMYLGSLIEYARVDELYDNMLHPYTQSLISAVPVADPKLAKENKRIILEGDVPSPINPAPGCPFRSRCRYAKDICSQAKPELKAVNDKHKVACHLFD